Part of the Shewanella eurypsychrophilus genome is shown below.
AGCATGACCTCAATTTATCAGTTTGGGGATAACTCTACAGCGCAATATGCGCTTTCTTTGCTTGGTATGAAGCCTGCGATTGAGCAGGGGAGAACTCAATGGGGGGCAAGACAGAAGCGACTAAAAGAGTTGCGTCACGTGGGGGATGGTATCGCACTTTATTTTCAACCTTTTGCCCAAGAGGCTGAATTAGAAGCTAGCGTAATGTGGCAGGCTATGCCCTTTGTTCGCGGTCAACGGATGAATAGTGTTGAATCTGCATGGAACTATGGCGGTGCGATTTCGATTGAATATATGGCTGCTGCGTTAACCCGCAGCTTGTTAGAAATAGCGCCTATTAAGCTTGACCCTTATAGCGAGACTGAAGTTAATTCAGTTTCTAAACTTGATACCACACCTACAGCAACAGGCGAGACATACCAATAATGCCACGGGACCAATTTATTCGTTATTCGAGCACCTTTGCTCTCTTGCTACTGTTTGTGGCTATCTCGGCTCAAGTTGATACTCAGATCTCGCTGTCGAGCCAGTGGGAGCTGTTAAAAAGCTTCTCCCAAAGGCAGTTACTGGCTAACAGCTTTGATGAGATCATGTTTGTTGAATCTCAGCTACCTCGTATTGTGATGGCCATCCTAGTAGGAGCAATGTTGGGATTAGTGGGCAGCTTGATGCAGCAACTGACCCAAAATCCACTCGTGTCGCCACTTACCTTAGGCACTGCTTCGGGGGCCTGGTTAGCCCTAGTTATCGTTAATGTATTTTTCCCTAGTGCGGTGGGCGAGTATGCCTCATTTGCAGCCATGCTTGGTGCCATGTTAACGCTAGGCTTAGTGATCTTGATTGCAGGTATTCGTAACATGTCTGGCTTGCCAGTAGTGCTAGCAGGCATGGCGGTCAATATCTTGCTTGGCGCGATAGCGACGGCGATCATTCTGCTTAACGATCAATACGCCAAAAACCTGTTTATTTGGGGAGCGGGCGATCTCGCTCAGAATGGCTGGCAGCAGGTGCAATGGTTACTACCAAGGTTATCGGCTGCAGTACTGATCTTCATCTTTGCACCGCGAATATTATCCTTGCTGCGCATGGGCCAAGCAGGCGCAGCCGCTCGCGGTCTCAATATCATCCCAGCATTTTTAGGTCTGTTTGCTGTTGGCCTTTGGTTGGTAGCTTCCTCAATCACCGCTGTTGGTGTGATAAGTTTCATCGGGCTACTCGCGCCCAATATCGCCCGTCAGCTCGGTGCGAGAACCCCGAAGGATGAGTTACTATTTAGTATGTTATTAGGCGCTTTGGTGCTGGTGGCAACTGATGCCTTGGCGATGTTGATGAGCATCTACACGTTCGACCTTGTGCCGTCTGGTACGGCTGCTGCACTGATTGGTGCCCCAGCGCTTATCTGGTTTACCAGGCGTAAGATGGGGGCTCAAGATCAGCTATCCTTGTCGCTACCTAAGAGCCGTTACCAGATGACCTCCAAGGCTCTGCCCTTGATGGCATTATGCTTACTGGCCCTCACGATCATCTCTTTGTTTATCTCTAAGGCAACCGTAGAGCTGGAGATTGTTTGGCTGTTTTCACTGCCAGATGCCTTTGGTTGGGAGATCCGCTGGCCAAGACTACTGACCTCTATTGCATCCGGAGCAGGCCTAGCGGTGGCAGGTGTACTATTACAAAGACTTATTTATAACCCACTAGCCAGCCCGGATATCTTAGGTATCTCGGCGGGTGCGACATTAGCCCTAGTTGGCGGAAGTATCTTTCTCGGGCTCAATATCTTCGAAGGTACAACGGCTCTTGCCTTTATCGGTAGTATGTCGGTGCTTGGCTTGCTGCTTATATTAGGTAAGCGACACCAATATGCGCCATCTATGTTGATTTTAACGGGTATCGCCCTGACCGCATTGATTGAGGCTATGGTGCAGTTTGCCCTAGCTCGAGGTGATGAAACTTCCTATACCATTTTAAGTTGGCTCGCGGGTTCGACCTACCGCGTCACACCTATGTCGGCACTAATATTGGTGGCTGCAGTGGGGTTACTCATCGGTTTTGCACTGCTCACAGTACGTTGGTTAACACTTATCTCTACTGGGCGAGAGTTTGCTAAAGCTCGGGGACTCGATGTGCCCAAAGCTTTCGTGTTGTTGCTTTGCTGCGTGGCATTGCTTTGTGGCGCTGTGACGGCAACCATGGGACCGGTAGCCTTTGTTGGACTGCTTGCGCCCCATATGGCGGTGATCTTAGGTGCAAAAAGAGCGGAGTTACAGATACCCGTAGCGGCCATGATTGGCTCGGGACTGATGATTTTCTCAGACTGGTTAGGACAGAATTTAGTTTACCCGTCTCAGATAGCGGCTGGGACATTAGTCGCCATCGTTGGTGGGCTCTATTTTATCGCACTGTTAATTCAAGGGAGGCGGTCTACTTAGAAGGTGACTAAAAATATTCCTAGGTTCTAGAGCCTAGGAACTTAAAAAATTAGCTGCTCTTTGCTAATTTTTGTATCACCTGACTACGATACTTAAGCAGGCTAAATATTCCGAAGGTAAACACGCTGAAGTAGTCTGATTTGCTTAAGGTTAAAAGCGACTTGAACAGGGTATGGAAGATGATGACTTGAAAGCAGTGCATAAAGATGGTCACTGCAAACAATATATTTAGAATGACAGCGATATCGCCATCAAAGGGCATGATTAAATTGTAGGCCATCAAAAACCAGGCAAGTAGAGTAATAGCTTTTCCTGTTTTTACAATAAAATTCATTCAGTTTCTCTTTATTGGTATATTCTTTCGTAGCTCGTAGCTCGTAGCTCGTAGCTCGTAGTTCGTAGCTCGTAGCTTAAGGCTGATATTGATATAAGCGATATAAAACCTGACCGGCCTTTTTCTCTTTGAGCTGTACCCAATTGGCTGGCACCTGAAGTTGAGCCTGCTCACTTTCAGTTTCTACATAAATTTGAGCATTCTCTTTAAGCCAGTTGTTTTCGTCGATTAACTGAATACTCTTTTCGGCGAGCTCCTTTCTGAAAGGGGGATCGATATAAACAATATCGAAACCTTCAGTAGGTGCAATTGCTAATAGTTTGAGCGTGTCCCCCTTTACTACATCAGCTGTTGTGGGGTCACACTTAAGTGTTTGAAGGTTTTTGTTTAGCTGCTCAGCCGCGTTAGCTTGCAGTTCAAAAACCTTTCCATAACTAGCGTATCGAGAGAGAGATTCGAAAAACAGTGCCCCACTGCCGCCGAAGCAGTCCAGTACTCTTGCACCAGCAAGATCTCCAGCTAGCCAGTTAAATAGAGTCTCTCTGACTCTATCCGTCGTAGGGCGTAAGCCTTCAAGGTCGTGAATAGGAAGGC
Proteins encoded:
- the fhuB gene encoding Fe(3+)-hydroxamate ABC transporter permease FhuB gives rise to the protein MPRDQFIRYSSTFALLLLFVAISAQVDTQISLSSQWELLKSFSQRQLLANSFDEIMFVESQLPRIVMAILVGAMLGLVGSLMQQLTQNPLVSPLTLGTASGAWLALVIVNVFFPSAVGEYASFAAMLGAMLTLGLVILIAGIRNMSGLPVVLAGMAVNILLGAIATAIILLNDQYAKNLFIWGAGDLAQNGWQQVQWLLPRLSAAVLIFIFAPRILSLLRMGQAGAAARGLNIIPAFLGLFAVGLWLVASSITAVGVISFIGLLAPNIARQLGARTPKDELLFSMLLGALVLVATDALAMLMSIYTFDLVPSGTAAALIGAPALIWFTRRKMGAQDQLSLSLPKSRYQMTSKALPLMALCLLALTIISLFISKATVELEIVWLFSLPDAFGWEIRWPRLLTSIASGAGLAVAGVLLQRLIYNPLASPDILGISAGATLALVGGSIFLGLNIFEGTTALAFIGSMSVLGLLLILGKRHQYAPSMLILTGIALTALIEAMVQFALARGDETSYTILSWLAGSTYRVTPMSALILVAAVGLLIGFALLTVRWLTLISTGREFAKARGLDVPKAFVLLLCCVALLCGAVTATMGPVAFVGLLAPHMAVILGAKRAELQIPVAAMIGSGLMIFSDWLGQNLVYPSQIAAGTLVAIVGGLYFIALLIQGRRST
- a CDS encoding DUF1145 domain-containing protein; amino-acid sequence: MNFIVKTGKAITLLAWFLMAYNLIMPFDGDIAVILNILFAVTIFMHCFQVIIFHTLFKSLLTLSKSDYFSVFTFGIFSLLKYRSQVIQKLAKSS
- the rsmD gene encoding 16S rRNA (guanine(966)-N(2))-methyltransferase RsmD, with the translated sequence MAKNRPASGQVRIISGQWRSRRLPIHDLEGLRPTTDRVRETLFNWLAGDLAGARVLDCFGGSGALFFESLSRYASYGKVFELQANAAEQLNKNLQTLKCDPTTADVVKGDTLKLLAIAPTEGFDIVYIDPPFRKELAEKSIQLIDENNWLKENAQIYVETESEQAQLQVPANWVQLKEKKAGQVLYRLYQYQP